The Montipora capricornis isolate CH-2021 chromosome 3, ASM3666992v2, whole genome shotgun sequence genome window below encodes:
- the LOC138041119 gene encoding cytidine and dCMP deaminase domain-containing protein 1-like, with translation MAYQDPQSTESDQKGKASTSYASSYSRLTKDNLYMILALWMQDFPEDKPEKNPADNPQRNNPYMKVGAVLVLPNDRSYAVDCSRNGVHAVARLLMMHHDVLEDCKVFVSRKPCSFCTKLLVQSKVKRVFYLPIEPEYRPLHDFEEETFRVDNLFKVSSISQSVFVPKVGANVIKDIQNKLQTPKEKRIEMEDSLKKRYWIDDWMKKAKDKLPWQALDEEMRSQVKIDFTEMVTWMASILVGTKKGYNFKLESPDKSVAFDPTQGIEKEQSYRLITLAKFLAERTDDPKTGVGAVIINKKKEIVGLGWNGFPSKALYGEFPRASDKDKDVPDKKYPYSIHAEQNALLMRNTKNIEGGTLFVTKTPCDECTTLLEMMGIETVILGAEFIEGKTKKGISYNKFSDAVKGGKFACFSLVSEISGAKRNLDVEFEDQERKRERKDC, from the coding sequence ATGGCTTATCAAGATCCACAAAGTACAGAGTCCGATCAAAAGGGAAAAGCTTCGACCTCTTATGCCTCCAGCTATTCCAGACTTACCAAGGACAATTTGTACATGATTCTTGCACTTTGGATGCAAGATTTCCCAGAGGACAAGCCAGAAAAGAACCCAGCGGACAATCCTCAAAGAAACAATCCTTACATGAAAGTTGGAGCTGTACTCGTTTTGCCAAACGACAGGAGTTATGCCGTTGACTGTTCCCGCAATGGCGTCCATGCAGTTGCTCGCTTGTTGATGATGCATCATGACGTCCTTGAAGACTGCAAAGTCTTTGTATCGAGAAAACCATGCTCTTTTTGCACAAAGCTTCTGGTCCAGTCTAAAGTGAAGAGGGTCTTCTATTTGCCAATTGAGCCAGAGTACCGCCCATTGCACGACTTTGAAGAAGAAACATTTCGGGTTGATAACCTATTTAAAGTAAGCTCAATCAGTCAAAGTGTGTTTGTCCCGAAAGTGGGAGCGAATGTTATCAAGGACATTCAAAACAAGCTCCAAacaccaaaggaaaaaaggattgaaatggagGATAGTCTTAAAAAAAGATATTGGATCGACGATTGgatgaaaaaggccaaggaTAAACTTCCATGGCAGGCTCTGGATGAAGAGATGAGAAGTCAGGTCAAAATCGATTTCACAGAAATGGTGACATGGATGGCGTCGATTTTGGTCGGAACGAAGAAAGGATACAATTTTAAACTTGAATCACCAGATAAGTCAGTTGCATTCGACCCAACACAGGGAATAGAAAAGGAGCAGAGCTACCGCCTTATCACTTTGGCAAAGTTCCTAGCCGAACGTACTGACGATCCAAAAACCGGGGTAGGAGCAGTAattataaacaaaaagaaagaaattgttgGGCTTGGCTGGAATGGGTTTCCATCAAAAGCGCTGTATGGTGAATTCCCAAGAGCTTCTGACAAAGATAAAGACGTACCAGACAAGAAGTATCCTTACAGCATTCACGCAGAGCAAAACGCGCTTCTCATGCGGAACACCAAGAACATTGAAGGTGGAACCTTGTTTGTGACAAAGACGCCGTGCGATGAGTGCACTACATTACTTGAGATGATGGGAATAGAGACAGTTATCTTGGGCGCAGAGTTTATAGAAGGGAAAACCAAGAAAGGAATAAGTTATAACAAGTTCTCTGATGCAGTGAAGGGGGGCAAATTTGCTTGCTTTAGTTTGGTATCGGAGATAAGTGGGGCAAAGAGGAATCTCGACGTGGAATTTGAAgatcaagaaagaaaaagggaaCGAAAAGATTGTTGA
- the LOC138042219 gene encoding cytidine and dCMP deaminase domain-containing protein 1-like translates to MMSVQNKKDPQSTESDQRGKPSTSYASRYSRLTKDNLYMIVALWMQDFPQDKEDFPEDKPEDSYRKVGAVLVLPNDKIYAVDCSRNGVHAVARLLMMHHNVLEDCKVFVSRKPCSFCTKLLVQSKVKRVFYLPIEPEYSLMKDVDFEEETLRVDNLFKVSSISQSVFVPEVGEDVIKDVQHRHQTPERTRNEMAQNLKETYWNDDWMREAKNKLPWHAFDEEMRRQVESDFTQMLTWMASILVVSEKGYNNELESSESEREPTSGNTKLKRDERFHLMTLAKFLAERTDDPKTGVGAVITNKKKEIVGLGWNGFPSKALYGEFPRASDRDDVPDKKYPYVIHAEQNALLTRNTKNIEGGTLFVTKTPCNECTALLEMLGIKTFVLGQKLEKKSKDGISYQKFPKGVESGKFTCL, encoded by the coding sequence ATGATGTCCgtccaaaacaaaaaagatcCTCAAAGTACAGAGTCCGATCAAAGGGGAAAACCTTCGACTTCTTACGCCTCCAGATATTCCAGACTTACTAAAGACAATTTGTACATGATTGTTGCACTTTGGATGCAAGATTTCCCACAGGACAAAGAAGATTTCCCAGAGGACAAACCAGAAGATTCTTACAGAAAAGTAGGAGCTGTACTCGTTTTGCCAAACGACAAAATTTACGCCGTCGACTGTTCCCGCAATGGCGTTCACGCAGTTGCTCGTTTGTTGATGATGCATCACAACGTCCTCGAAGACTGCAAAGTTTTTGTATCGAGGAAACCATGCTCTTTTTGCACAAAGCTTCTGGTCCAGTCTAAAGTCAAGAGGGTCTTCTATTTGCCAATTGAGCCAGAGTACTCCCTGATGAAAGACGTCGACTTTGAAGAAGAAACATTACGGGTTGATAACCTATTTAAAGTAAGCTCAATCAGCCAAAGTGTTTTTGTTCCAGAAGTGGGAGAGGATGTTATCAAGGACGTTCAACACAGGCACCAAACACCAGAGCGAACAAGAAATGAAATGGCACAAAATCTTAAAGAAACATATTGGAACGACGATTGGATGAGAGAGGCCAAAAATAAACTTCCATGGCACGCTTTCGATGAAGAAATGAGACGTCAGGTTGAAAGCGATTTTACACAAATGTTGACGTGGATGGCATCGATTTTGGTCGTATCCGAGAAAGGATACAATAATGAACTTGAATCATCTGAAAGTGAGCGTGAACCGACTTCAGGTAACACGAAATTGAAAAGGGATGAAAGATTCCACTTAATGACCTTGGCAAAGTTCCTAGCCGAACGTACTGACGATCCAAAGACCGGGGTAGGAGCAGTAatcacaaacaaaaagaaagaaattgttgGGCTTGGCTGGAATGGATTTCCATCAAAAGCGCTGTACGGCGAATTCCCAAGAGCTTCTGACAGAGATGACGTACCAGACAAGAAATATCCGTACGTCATTCACGCAGAACAGAATGCGCTACTTACGCGGAACACTAAGAACATTGAAGGTGGAACCTTGTTCGTGACAAAGACGCCGTGTAATGAGTGCACTGCATTACTAGAGATGCTTGGAATAAAGACATTTGTCTTGGGCCAAAAGttagaaaagaaaagcaaggatGGAATAAGTTATCAAAAATTCCCTAAAGGAGTTGAAAGTGGCAAATTTACTTGCTTGTAA